A window from Falco naumanni isolate bFalNau1 chromosome 3, bFalNau1.pat, whole genome shotgun sequence encodes these proteins:
- the LOC121084236 gene encoding endoplasmic reticulum-Golgi intermediate compartment protein 3-like isoform X2, protein MVAGNFHFAPAKSFQQSHVHVHDLQSFGLDYINMMHYIKHLSFGRDYPGIVNPLDGTDVTAHQEASTSHSTLPCVIPLMMNLLRIRALAINCPFLASV, encoded by the exons ATG GTAGCTGGAAATTTCCACTTTGCACCGGCAAAAAGTTTCCAACAGTCTCATGTACATg TTCACGATCTGCAGAGCTTTGGACTTGATTAT ATCAATATGATGCACTACATCAAACATCTGTCATTTGGAAGGGATTATCCAGGCATTGTGAATCCTCTGGATGGGACAGACGTCACTGCACACCAAG AGGCTTCAACAAGCCATAGTACACTGCCCTGTGTAATTCCTTTGATGATGAACTTGCTAAGGATCAGAGCTCTGGCAATAAATT GCCCCTTCCTGGCCTCTGTATGA
- the LOC121084236 gene encoding endoplasmic reticulum-Golgi intermediate compartment protein 3-like isoform X1, protein MVAGNFHFAPAKSFQQSHVHVHDLQSFGLDYINMMHYIKHLSFGRDYPGIVNPLDGTDVTAHQEASTSHSTLPCVIPLMMNLLRIRALAINCSAVFFDGGWIAMPLLWMEKVNPQDAEQATS, encoded by the exons ATG GTAGCTGGAAATTTCCACTTTGCACCGGCAAAAAGTTTCCAACAGTCTCATGTACATg TTCACGATCTGCAGAGCTTTGGACTTGATTAT ATCAATATGATGCACTACATCAAACATCTGTCATTTGGAAGGGATTATCCAGGCATTGTGAATCCTCTGGATGGGACAGACGTCACTGCACACCAAG AGGCTTCAACAAGCCATAGTACACTGCCCTGTGTAATTCCTTTGATGATGAACTTGCTAAGGATCAGAGCTCTGGCAATAAATT GTAGTGCTGTGTTCTTTGATGGAGGTTGGATTGCTATGCCTCTCCTCTGGATGGAGAAAGTGAACCCTCAGGATGCAGAGCAGGCCACATCGTAG